In one Cygnus olor isolate bCygOlo1 chromosome 27, bCygOlo1.pri.v2, whole genome shotgun sequence genomic region, the following are encoded:
- the BMP10 gene encoding bone morphogenetic protein 10 produces the protein MDSVVLQLWGVLCLLVHLAACSPILSLEHSSLEEDVPLFDEILSEQDGVDFNTLLQNMKNEFLKTLNLSDIPLHETAKVDPPEYMLELYNKFATDRTSMPSANIIRSFKNEDLASHPIGITGVRKYPLLFNVSIPHHEEITMAELRLYTLVERDQMLYDGLDRKVTIFEVLENDHMGVGEERKIVALASRQIYGTSSEWESFEVTEAIRRWRRAGLTTHRLEVHIESREGEEQNGEGKLDIDINSEAKHVPLLIVFSDDQSNDKKEEKQELNEMIDHEQLLDLENLEVGNFHGHPGEEALLQMRSNIIYDSTARIRRNAKGNYCKKTPLYIDFKEIGWDSWIIAPAGYEAYECHGVCAYPLTEHVTPTKHAIVQTLVHLKNPQKASKACCVPTKLDPISILYLDAGVVTYKFKYEGMVVSECGCR, from the exons ATGGATTCTGTAGTCCTCCAGCTGTGGGGTGTCCTTTGTCTCTTGGTTCACCTTGCTGCTTGCAGTCCCATCCTGAGCTTGGAGCACTCTTCCCTGGAGGAAGACGTGCCTCTTTTCGATGAGATCCTGTCCGAGCAGGATGGTGTTGATTTCAACACACTGCTTCAGAATATGAAGAATGAGTTCCTGAAGACGTTGAACCTCTCTGACATTCCCCTGCATGAAACGGCCAAGGTGGACCCACCAGAGTACATGCTAGAGCTGTACAACAAGTTTGCCACTGATAGGACATCTATGCCATCCGCAAATATTATTAGGAGCTTCAAAAATGAAG ATCTGGCTTCCCACCCAATTGGTATTACAGGAGTTCGGAAATACCCCCTTCTATTCAATGTGTCCAtccctcaccatgaagaaatCACCATGGCAGAGCTGAGGCTCTACACCTTGGTAGAACGGGACCAAATGCTCTATGATGGGCTCGACCGAAAAGTCACAATTTTTGAAGTGCTGGAAAATGACCACATGGGGgtaggagaagaaagaaagatagtGGCGCTGGCATCCAGACAGATCTATGGCACAAGCAGTGAGTGGGAAAGCTTTGAGGTCACCGAAGCCATCAGGCGCTGGCGAAGGGCAGGGCTGACCACGCACCGACTGGAAGTTCATATtgagagcagggaaggggaggagcAGAATGGAGAGGGGAAACTCGATATCGACATCAACTCTGAGGCTAAGCATGTGCCCCTGTTGATTGTGTTCTCTGATGACcaaagcaatgacaaaaaagaGGAGAAGCAAGAGTTGAACGAAATGATAGACCATGAACAGCTCCTGGACTTGGAGAACCTGGAGGTTGGTAATTTCCATGGCCACCCTGGTGAGGAGGCACTGCTCCAGATGCGTTCCAACATCATATATGACTCTACTGCCCGAATCCGGAGGAATGCAAAAGGCAACTACTGCAAAAAGACTCCACTCTACATAGATTTCAAGGAGATTGGCTGGGATTCCTGGATCATCGCTCCAGCGGGATATGAAGCTTATGAGTGCCATGGAGTATGCGCCTACCCCTTGACAGAGCATGTCACACCAACAAAACATGCCATTGTCCAGACTTTAGTTCACTTAAAGAATCCCCAGAAAGCCTCCAAGGCCTGCTGCGTGCCAACCAAACTTGATCCTATCTCTATTCTCTACCTAGATGCAGGGGTGGTCACCTACAAGTTCAAATATGAAGGCATGGTGGTATCAGAGTGTGGCTGCAGATAG